The proteins below come from a single Leptidea sinapis chromosome Z, ilLepSina1.1, whole genome shotgun sequence genomic window:
- the LOC126978967 gene encoding UDP-N-acetylglucosamine--peptide N-acetylglucosaminyltransferase 110 kDa subunit-like isoform X1, producing MDYQCVVVYTIINIEPPKVASQVDYRDGCIDWIKNKIKGAVAVYLQSLKLTPNNGFIHGNLACLYYRQGFIDLAIETYRRAIELHPNFPDAYCNLANALKEKGLVKDAEDCYNKALNLCPSHVDSLNNLGNVKREQGKIEEATKLYMKALEVYPNFAVSHNNLASLLQQQGKHHEALLHYQQAINNQPTFADAYSNMGNTLRELQDVSGALVCFKKAIEINPLFADAHCNLASIYKDMGNIIDAISSYKDALLIRADFPDAFCNLAHCLQVVCDWVGYEQRMSKIISIIENQLHSEKLPSVHPHHSILYPFSNKTRKEIATRHANLYLEKVNSLKGLNFRHFKEKYERLRVGYVSSDFGNHPTSHLMQSVPGLHNRMKFEIFCYALNPSDDSTFRSKINNDSEHFEDLSLIKCNGEAAELINNDGIQILVNMNGYTKGARNEIFALRPAPIQVMWLGYPSTSGATYLDYIICDQISCPMGTERDFSEKFAYMPYTYFVGDHKQMFPHLKKKYTLRTNNGNINETAALINCIHELDGIFTVTEEDKKIIYNNCEPLSIISRYIDIPECVIKALNDEKQIEMEFRETRILNGLTMMCYNEKIASGEEICDSAVLTTRAQYGLPDDAVIYCNFNQLYKTDPGIMKVWVNILQQVPNSILWLLNFPTAGEPNIHNFTQSLGLPAGRIIFSKIACKEEHVRRGQLADICLDTPLCNGHTTTMDILWAGTPVVTLPGNTLASRVAASQLMSLNCPELIARDRNQYEEIAVQLGCDTQYREYIRAKVSNARLESTLFDTKQYVQSLESVYEKMWEQHQTGRSQQHITAFSSYVH from the exons ATGGATTATCAATGTGTCGTTGTCTACACGATCATCAATATTGAACCACCGAAAGTCGCTTCACAGGTTGATTATAGAGATGGCTGCATTGActggattaaaaataaaattaaagg GGCGGTAGCAGTATATCTTCAATCATTGAAGCTTACTCCAAACAATGGTTTTATTCATGGAAACTTGGCATGCCTCTACTATAGACAAGGTTTCATAGATCTTGCCATAGAAACATATAGACGAGCAATTGAATTACATCCTAACTTCCCAGATGCCTACTGTAATCTAGCTAATGCTCTAAAAGAGAAGGGCCTCGTTAAAGATGCAGAAGATTGCTATAATAAAGCTTTGAATTTATGCCCATCTCACGTTGATTCATTAAACAATCTTGGTAATGTTAAAAGAGAACAAGGTAAAATTGAAGAAGCTACTAAATTGTATATGAAAGCGTTAGAAGTATATCCTAATTTTGCTGTGAGTCATAATAATCTTGCGTCTCTGTTACAGCAGCAAG GCAAGCATCATGAAGCTTTATTGCACTATCAACAAGCCATAAATAATCAACCAACATTCGCAGATGCCTATAGTAATATGGGTAATACATTAAGAGAGCTACAAGATGTTTCGGGTGCTCTTGTTTGCTTTAAGAAGGCTATcgaaataaatcctttatttgcTGATGCGCACTGTAATTTGGCaagtatatataaagatatgggCAATATTATTGATGCTATATCATCATATAAAGATGCACTCTTGATTCGAGCTGATTTTCCTGATGCCTTTTGTAACTTAGCCCATTGCCTTCAAGTTGTTTGTGATTGGGTTGGTTATGAGCAACGTATGAGTAAAATTATATCTATAATAGAAAATCAATTGCATAGCGAAAAATTACCGTCCGTTCATCCACATCATTCCATTTTGTATCCATTTTCTAATAAGACACGCAAAGAAATTGCAACTCGTCACGCTAATTTGTACCTTGAAAAAGTAAATTCCCTAAAAGGATTGAATTTTAGACACTTCAAAGAAAAATATGAGCGTCTACGAGTGGGATATGTAAGTAGTGACTTTGGTAATCACCCAACATCACATTTGATGCAATCGGTTCCAGGCTTACATAATCGTATGaagtttgaaatattttgttatgcTTTAAATCCAAGCGATGATTCAACATTCCggagtaaaataaataatgattcaGAACATTTCGAAGACTTGTCTCTTATTAAATGTAATGGTGAAGCAGcggaattaattaataatgatggAATTCAAATACTAGTTAATATGAACGGTTATACTAAGGGTGCCAGAAATGAAATTTTTGCGTTACGTCCTGCACCCATTCAAGTAATGTGGTTAGGCTATCCTAGTACGAGCGGAGCAACTTATTTGGATTATATTATTTGTGATCAAATATCGTGTCCAATGGGTACTGAGAGAGACTTTAGTGAGAAATTTGCTTATATGCCATATACGTATTTTGTTGGAGACCACAAACAAATGTTTCcgcatttgaaaaaaaaatatacactgaGGACCAATAATGGTAATATTAATGAAACTGCAGCATTAATTAACTGCATACATGAATTAGATGGTATATTTACCGTAACTGAAGAAGacaagaaaatcatttataataattgtgaaCCGTTAAGTATTATTTCAAGATACATAGACATTCCTGAGTGTGTTATAAAAGCTCTGAATGATGAGAAACAGATAGAG ATGGAGTTCAGAGAGACGCGTATTTTAAACGGCCTTACAATGATGtgttataatgaaaaaatagcGTCTGGCGAGGAAATATGCGATAGTGCAGTCTTAACAACAAGAGCACAATACGGCCTGCCCGATGATGCTGTAatctattgtaattttaaccAGCTTTACAAAACAGATCCCGGAATAATGAAGGTGTGGGTGAATATTCTGCAACAAGTCCCGAACAGCATATTATGGCTTCTAAATTTCCCAACGGCTGGTGAAccgaatatacataattttacacAAAGTTTAG GATTACCAGCTGGtcgtattatattttcaaagatAGCGTGTAAGGAAGAGCATGTTCGTCGAGGTCAGTTAGCCGATATATGCCTAGATACGCCGCTTTGTAACGGGCACACCACTACAATGGATATTCTTTGGGCTGGAACACCTGTAGTCACACTTCCTGGGAATACTTTGGCTTCgag AGTTGCTGCATCACAGCTTATGTCATTAAATTGCCCCGAGTTAATAGCAAGAGACAGAAATCAATACGAGGAAATTGCAGTACAATTAGGCTGTGACACACAATA
- the LOC126978967 gene encoding UDP-N-acetylglucosamine--peptide N-acetylglucosaminyltransferase 110 kDa subunit-like isoform X2 produces the protein MDYQCVVVYTIINIEPPKVASQVDYRDGCIDWIKNKIKGAVAVYLQSLKLTPNNGFIHGNLACLYYRQGFIDLAIETYRRAIELHPNFPDAYCNLANALKEKGLVKDAEDCYNKALNLCPSHVDSLNNLGNVKREQGKIEEATKLYMKALEVYPNFAVSHNNLASLLQQQGKHHEALLHYQQAINNQPTFADAYSNMGNTLRELQDVSGALVCFKKAIEINPLFADAHCNLASIYKDMGNIIDAISSYKDALLIRADFPDAFCNLAHCLQVVCDWVGYEQRMSKIISIIENQLHSEKLPSVHPHHSILYPFSNKTRKEIATRHANLYLEKVNSLKGLNFRHFKEKYERLRVGYVSSDFGNHPTSHLMQSVPGLHNRMKFEIFCYALNPSDDSTFRSKINNDSEHFEDLSLIKCNGEAAELINNDGIQILVNMNGYTKGARNEIFALRPAPIQVMWLGYPSTSGATYLDYIICDQISCPMGTERDFSEKFAYMPYTYFVGDHKQMFPHLKKKYTLRTNNGNINETAALINCIHELDGIFTVTEEDKKIIYNNCEPLSIISRYIDIPECVIKALNDEKQIEMEFRETRILNGLTMMCYNEKIASGEEICDSAVLTTRAQYGLPDDAVIYCNFNQLYKTDPGIMKVWVNILQQVPNSILWLLNFPTAGEPNIHNFTQSLGTLDYQLVVLYFQR, from the exons ATGGATTATCAATGTGTCGTTGTCTACACGATCATCAATATTGAACCACCGAAAGTCGCTTCACAGGTTGATTATAGAGATGGCTGCATTGActggattaaaaataaaattaaagg GGCGGTAGCAGTATATCTTCAATCATTGAAGCTTACTCCAAACAATGGTTTTATTCATGGAAACTTGGCATGCCTCTACTATAGACAAGGTTTCATAGATCTTGCCATAGAAACATATAGACGAGCAATTGAATTACATCCTAACTTCCCAGATGCCTACTGTAATCTAGCTAATGCTCTAAAAGAGAAGGGCCTCGTTAAAGATGCAGAAGATTGCTATAATAAAGCTTTGAATTTATGCCCATCTCACGTTGATTCATTAAACAATCTTGGTAATGTTAAAAGAGAACAAGGTAAAATTGAAGAAGCTACTAAATTGTATATGAAAGCGTTAGAAGTATATCCTAATTTTGCTGTGAGTCATAATAATCTTGCGTCTCTGTTACAGCAGCAAG GCAAGCATCATGAAGCTTTATTGCACTATCAACAAGCCATAAATAATCAACCAACATTCGCAGATGCCTATAGTAATATGGGTAATACATTAAGAGAGCTACAAGATGTTTCGGGTGCTCTTGTTTGCTTTAAGAAGGCTATcgaaataaatcctttatttgcTGATGCGCACTGTAATTTGGCaagtatatataaagatatgggCAATATTATTGATGCTATATCATCATATAAAGATGCACTCTTGATTCGAGCTGATTTTCCTGATGCCTTTTGTAACTTAGCCCATTGCCTTCAAGTTGTTTGTGATTGGGTTGGTTATGAGCAACGTATGAGTAAAATTATATCTATAATAGAAAATCAATTGCATAGCGAAAAATTACCGTCCGTTCATCCACATCATTCCATTTTGTATCCATTTTCTAATAAGACACGCAAAGAAATTGCAACTCGTCACGCTAATTTGTACCTTGAAAAAGTAAATTCCCTAAAAGGATTGAATTTTAGACACTTCAAAGAAAAATATGAGCGTCTACGAGTGGGATATGTAAGTAGTGACTTTGGTAATCACCCAACATCACATTTGATGCAATCGGTTCCAGGCTTACATAATCGTATGaagtttgaaatattttgttatgcTTTAAATCCAAGCGATGATTCAACATTCCggagtaaaataaataatgattcaGAACATTTCGAAGACTTGTCTCTTATTAAATGTAATGGTGAAGCAGcggaattaattaataatgatggAATTCAAATACTAGTTAATATGAACGGTTATACTAAGGGTGCCAGAAATGAAATTTTTGCGTTACGTCCTGCACCCATTCAAGTAATGTGGTTAGGCTATCCTAGTACGAGCGGAGCAACTTATTTGGATTATATTATTTGTGATCAAATATCGTGTCCAATGGGTACTGAGAGAGACTTTAGTGAGAAATTTGCTTATATGCCATATACGTATTTTGTTGGAGACCACAAACAAATGTTTCcgcatttgaaaaaaaaatatacactgaGGACCAATAATGGTAATATTAATGAAACTGCAGCATTAATTAACTGCATACATGAATTAGATGGTATATTTACCGTAACTGAAGAAGacaagaaaatcatttataataattgtgaaCCGTTAAGTATTATTTCAAGATACATAGACATTCCTGAGTGTGTTATAAAAGCTCTGAATGATGAGAAACAGATAGAG ATGGAGTTCAGAGAGACGCGTATTTTAAACGGCCTTACAATGATGtgttataatgaaaaaatagcGTCTGGCGAGGAAATATGCGATAGTGCAGTCTTAACAACAAGAGCACAATACGGCCTGCCCGATGATGCTGTAatctattgtaattttaaccAGCTTTACAAAACAGATCCCGGAATAATGAAGGTGTGGGTGAATATTCTGCAACAAGTCCCGAACAGCATATTATGGCTTCTAAATTTCCCAACGGCTGGTGAAccgaatatacataattttacacAAAGTTTAGGTACTTTG GATTACCAGCTGGtcgtattatattttcaaagatAG